Part of the Citrus sinensis cultivar Valencia sweet orange chromosome 2, DVS_A1.0, whole genome shotgun sequence genome, CTATAAAATTTTGGCAGAGTTTTCTCAAGGCAGTGAAGTTGGTGTGTGATTTTATTAGCACATACTTGTCTGTGTTGTTGAGCAATTCTGTCCGTTTGGTGGGCCCAAAAAGCTTTGGTTTAAGTAAATGAATTGTGTTGCAATCTTTTGCTGATTCGGCGAGAAAGGAACAATGgatgagtttatttattttgttttggagGTTTTTTGTGGACTACCAGTTTGGTTTTGTATCTAtctctctctcattttcttttaaataatatttctgGATTcttatcagaaaaaataaaaagtaaacaaaCCATGAATATCTTGATTTTTTGCAGAACGAAGATGATCAcctctttgtttttttagcTTCTGGTTTTAAAGCATATAAGGACACCGGTTTCTGGCCTAAATACATTTCAGTAATAGTATTTATATGGAGGAGATTAATTTTGGCTATTACATTGTTCTGCATATCCAGCTGAAGATGCTGTCTGACGTTATATTTGCTGCAGGTGATACTCACAGTTGCCGAACATCATAGTGCCATCGTTCCCTGGCAGCTTGTAGCTCAAAAGACTGGTGCCAATTTGaagtttttgaatttaaatgatGATGAAAGTCCTGATCTTGACAAGTTGAAGGAAATGCTTTCAAGGAAAACCAAACTTGTAGTTATTCATCATATCTCTAACATGCTTGGTAGGTATCTAATGATAGATATTTCTGCTTAAGGCTATTGGTTATTAGTAGTCAATGTTAGACACACTCTAGTTTCTTGTTCTCTTGATCTTTCCTTGTGTCTGGCACATACTTTTGGAACCAAACTGCCTGTCACTTCCTGTTAAAAATTGTCATGCttaatggtcatttttttaaaaaaagatatataatttTGGTAGGAGTGGAGAGCCTTAAGGATCATATCTGAGCCAAAGTAAGAGTGGGTTTGTTTTGGGTGGTAAGAAACCAAAGTAGCTTTGCTTATTACCTCATTTTGTTGATCGTAATCATTTCATTTCAAGTTGTAACTTGCCCATTGATTGTCATTTAGATTTTCCCACATCATTCAATGTAAGATTGCATACTGTATTTTGCTTTCAAACATAGAGGGAAGCCACTACAAAGTAGATATCTTCCtttgatgaagaaatatgCCTTAGTGGGTACATCTGGTGTAGAGTTagtttccttttctttcttttgcatATGAATGGAAGCATAATTTCccttttgctttattttgattaatattAAAGAAGTTTATCCATGCTGGAATTACAGTGATTGTTTTCTTGGAAGTCTATGTTGGAGTATCCAATCTTGTTTAAATACTTAATTGCGCTAAGTTGGATGCTACCATTACTAGATTGCTCTTGGTTGCAAATTCGTGTTTTTGTGCTCATGTTTAGCTAGCTGCTTTTGGTTAAGTTTCTGGTCAGCTTGAAAATGTTTTTAGTTAgctttaaattgattttgaaaagtaccAACATTTGTTAAGTATaatattgtttcttttattctgGTTCTATCCTCCATTTAACAACGTAAGCTTTGGGCTGACTTCGCTTAACTGATAATGGTCTACATTACTAATATTTTGACGTTGCTTCTTGTTGTTTTGATGTATGAATTAACTTTCCATGGCAATGGTTGTGTATATAAAGGCCGAAGCTAAGTTGGTTACTCTAAGTgcatttgtttaatatattgtATGGTTGATTTACTGATGCTACTAGAATAGTCCTACTAGGATGTTGATAAATAGTGAATACATGGAAAAAGATATACTCATACATTGGctttttattcatttgtaGCTTCTATTCTTCCAATTGAAGAGATTGTACATTGGTCACATGATGTTGGGGCGAAAGTGCTTGTAGATGCTTGTCAAAGTGTTCCGCACATGGTGGTTGATGTCCAGGGCCTTGATGCCGATTTTCTTGTTGCCTCTTCTCACAAGGTTAGGTTGTTGCCTTGTAGGCTGAAgtctaaactttattattcattgtattgagcttaaaaaataatcatgctTCAGATGTGTGGGCCTACAGGCATTGGATTCTTATTTGGTAAGAGTGATCTCTTGTCTGCCATGCCTCCATTTTTAGGTAAGTTCTTATATTCTAAACAGTTCTGCATCTGTGTTTATGACAGTTATGATGCAGATGGTAACTTACAAGctgtttcaaacttttttttttttcctcccaaTCTCTACAGGTGGCGGAGAAATGATTTCAGACGTTTTTTTAGATCATTCAACTTTTGCAGATCCTCCATCTAGGTTGGtggatttatttaaatattgacCCAATCTTATAAATGAATGCATATCAGTGGAGGGCTAGCACCATTGTTTTCTGTAGCTTGTATTTATTGCATGAGTTTAAGTTGGTGACTTGGTATTTATTAAGCTCATTTACATTGTCATCAAGACTTCTTAGAGTGGAGGTAGAGAAATATAAATCTTGAGCTTATATCTTTGTTTATAATTGGGTGAAATTTTCCACAAAACTGAAGGGGTTACACTTTGGAAATTGTGACATATCACAACTTATGAGGAGAAATGCCTTGAGAAATTCTTGGGAAAGTAGTAAGATTGGGCTGAAACTGATTTGTCTACTCATTCATCATGCTTTTAAGCGCAGAGTTCCTTTCAGATATCTATTTGTCAAGTACTTGTTCctttatctctaatttttactttgattttcatttccacCGTTCCCAATACTCTCACTGGCATTAAGAGTGGTTCCAGTATGGGTTGCCCTTTTATGTTCCAATTGATGAGtcctttttcttctattaTTCCTTggcatcttttttctttgttattctCACAACATTGGAAATCAGAGGTCGTCAGCTTTTACTTTTTGTGCTACtagtcaaatatttttatggagACATCTCCTTGAGATGCCTGCTAGAAGCCAGAGTGACAAAAAGATTACCCAATGAAGGATTATGCCTCCGTGAGATGAGTTCAATCTTCTGTTTGATCTTTGCAGACTTCATTGGGTAATTCGATATGTTCCCAAAAATGCAAAAGGCATTTCATATTACATATAAGAAAAGGGATTATCCAAGGATCTAAAACCCCAACTCATTTTGGAGGTCATATTCTTCCAGTCTTTACCATAGGTGccaaagaatgaaaaatgcCCAAAAGGAAAGACAAAATCTGACACAGTCTTCATCATTAATCAGGCTCCTTAAATCTACTGGCAATTCCCATTAAATGAAGTTAAAGATCATTCTGCTGTGATGCATTTAGTTGTCTAGTAAAatggttttctttttcaagcaCCCGTTGTTTGGTTAACTTTTATGTTTGTGCTATGTGCTATTTTTGTCTTAATGCTGTTAAACTTTTTATGTGGATTAGATTTGAAGCTGGAACACCAGCAATTGGTGAAGCCATTGGATTAGGAGCAGCAATTGATTATTTGTCAACAATTGGAATGCAGAAGATTCATGCTTATGAGGTAAAGTGGATAATCTGCTCTATAATAGTAATACAGGAGAGACACAATACAACTCTGTGAGGCAGAAATATGTTACTGTCATTGACCATAGGAGTTGCTTTGTTCTCAAGGGTTCTTATGAAATGGGTTCCATGTAGTTCCCTAAAGTATCAACTAGGTCCAATCCTAAGGTTTGTCATTTATGCCAAACAGCTACTGTTTGAAACAGAGTGCATTAGCAGGGGCCTCTTTAATCCACAAAAAGGAAGCAAACAAAATCTCATGGACTTAGTTGATATTTTAACTAAACTCAGGGACCTATTTAATGAAACTCCTTTTCACAGTGTTGCCCACATCTGTTTCCTTATCCTTCTCTCTCAAAGGACTAGGATTTTGTATAAGGAATTTATTGTCATGTAGACCTAAAGTAATCgcttagtttattttttacatatgAGTTAAGGTTGAACTTGCaggatttatttttgtgtagcCATTGGCACATTACTTTGTATGATATAGACTCGAACTTATTATTGGGGAATAAGGAGATAAACTTTTTTAACATTGTCTTGTGGCCCATGAAGAATGGTCTCTTATAGCTTGATTGGAGTGCGTTGAGTGTGCCTCAGTTTGTGTTTAGTTAGTGTTCCAAACTGTACTCGGGGAGAATTTTTGGGGAAAAAGAGCATTAGTATGTTTGGTGGGGCCGTGCAGGAGGTGTTTGAGGAGGAAGATAAGTCATCAATTGGTTTCTGAGATGAATTTTAAGGCGATGTTCTTTTATGGGGCACTCACTCTTCTCTGTTTTTACCATCTTCCCTTTTATGACTTTTTGGAACTTCGaactttttggtttttcaCCCCCTTAGTTTCCTtagtttcctttttttttttcctactttCTAATTGGCTTCAAGTGTACATAGAGTTGCACATGCTGTCTTATaggctttttctttcttctcatAAACGAAGAAAGGggaagaaaaatcaaagggGAACGAATTAGGATGCTATTCAATATAACTATATGTTCTTAGAATGTTTGCAATTGTGGTTTCACAGATGGAGCTGGCCAAATATTTATACGAAAATCTTCTGTCCATCCCAAATATACGCATTTATGGGCCCAAACCTTCAGAGCATGTTCAGCGTGCTGCGCTCTGTTCTTTTAACGTGGAGAATATCCACCCTACAGATATTGCAACTCTTCTTGATCAACAGGTAccataacaaataaattcttGTCAGTCGTACACTTGGAAAAGTTATGCAGTAATtgttttttccattttattcTTGTTGATCTTTCTAATGGATAATGAAAGTTCAGGAAAAGCTTGCTTAATAGATTGAAATAGCaataaatcaacaaatatAGCTAACATACTTAATTCTCAGTACGGCGTCGCTACCAGATCGGGTCATCATTGTGCTCAGCCTCTCCATCGTTATTTAGGAGTCAATGCAAGTGCCCGTGCCAGTCTTCACTTCTACAATACTAAAGAAGATGTTGATGAGTTCATCCACGCACTCAATGAAACTGTTAGCTTTTTCAATGTGTTTAAGTAGGGTTTCCTATTATTGTTCTGtactctaatttattttaatcaactGTTCAACCCACATGTACCATATTTATACACATGTTTGatgcaaatattttctttttatgtgaATTATAATGGCCGACATCTGTAACATTTCTACATATAATGTACCACATCTATgagttcttttttaatttttagttttgtcTCCCGTGTTATGTGGTATTCAAGCTTTTGTACGGGTCAGCttacattttttgtttggtcATTATCATGTACAGTTTTTGGAATTCCTGTGTTTCTGGGATTTGTGTAAATTGGAGTATTTGTTAGCTCAAATACATTGGACACATGGCTGAGCGCATCACAGCAATTATCACAATAATGTTATGGGATCATATCCGACATTCCTTCttggaaattttaaatttgagtaATATTGGAATGAGTCTCgattaatatgataatttatttgtaattgtcAAATCCTTACGtgcttaataatttatttgatatgaTAGTTATggttatttaaattcaaccgTTGAGATTTTTACTATTACTATTTCCTTTTTGTATTGGTGGATCTATAATTACTTTGTCCAGCACATTAGGCTACAAATAATTTGAACCAAGTACATTAGGCTACAAATAATTGAACGTATCTTGATTTATCAACActatattttagatttttttaaggtGGGAATTTGCGTCATAATACTCAAacttttttaacattttaatatagCATTCTTATGATAACATGAGACTTAAGCTTAGCAACGAGTTAAGTCAGGCTCGGGCCATGCCAAGCCTATCTTGACctaattactttaaaaaaaaataactcttAAAAAGTCTGATCCTTTTATTAGGCATTTTTGTCATCTCTAATGAGACCATCActacttataataattttaatgcctAATATAACATATGCTCTCATACCctttatatcaaaattagaaGCAAGCATCTTCTCAATCTCGTTTATCATTCCTAAATTAGGACTCAAGATGcgcatgtcatcaacatacaaACAAATGATCACATTAAGTAGCAACATTAGTAGATTTAAGATAGATACATTCATCTAAGTCATTAATATACATTCATTTGATACCAATACTCAGATCAAATTTCTCCTAACACTTTttttgtgcttgttttaaaccatatAATGACTTAACAAAtttgtcatatatatatatatataataataataataataataataataataattttctgatcAGGGATTTTAAAATGCGGAAAAGTACgggaaaactttaaaaccatACGGTTTAAAGTTTTCTTGCACTATactgttttaaaattttcttgcaCTATgcggttttaaagttttcttgCACTTTCCCGTACTTTAAAATTCCGGACTggaacatttatatatatatatcttatgTCTTTCATCAAttgtatatattaatattttttattttattttcataaatgtcCCTAATTTAACTTCTTGGTTTTTACGCTACTTTTGACAAACATAAATTTGGTATTGCATAAATTTGAGAAAAGGATTATACAAATGTCCCTACTTTTGACCCCATAACAACGAAAGTAAAAATGATGCACCAAAGCCAAAAAGTCCATCACTTCTCtcccaaaattcaaaaccttGAAAGAGGACCAAAAACATGCCTACCACAAAACTGccaaaaaggaaagaaaaagagaaaagaagaaagaaacagCTATTGCCTTTTAAGTGAAGGAAGCAAACAATCATACATCCTCTCCAAGCGTGATGTTACTCTGAGCTTATAAGCAGTCTGAAGTCCAGGCTTTGCCAAATCAATAATATCCTGTCTCAAACTGTTCATTATAACACTGGTAAGCACCTGATCAAATTCACACTCCTTAAATTTAATGCTAGCACGCCATCAGATAAGGAACACAGACAGCATAAACTGagggaaaaagaataattgaaattgGTTGCATAAACTTACTATTGCCATTCACCAGTTTCTTTTGCATGCCCCTTCACAGCATGAAGTAGGCGATCCAGACTGTATAACACTAATCCAAACATGCAGTGTGCTTCTTTTTCCTGTAAAATACAGGTGCCAATAACTTTTCAGCCACTGGTTATGCCCATATTTGTTTCTCATGCACATATGCAATTATAAAATCAGATCAAGCTTCCAATATTAATGAAAGATCAAGCCAAGAAAAGAAGCAGAGCATTTCTTAAGCTCATGGAACAACAAGATCAAATTTGCAACTTGTATTAGACAAAGATATATCAACGGAATATTAAGACAATATATAAGGTAAGTAATACAAGACAGAAAACAttaggaaaagaaaatctgATCAGttataaagaacaaaaactgAGCATAACATGGCTAGAATACCGTCAAATTGGTTAGATATAATACAAAAACGTCATGTTTTCAACCAATTAATACATTCAAGGATTTAGAAGGAATTTCAGTTGTGAAACAAAAGACCTTATTAAAGTTAAGATTTGCaacaatagaaataaaattatgggctcaaagaatcaaagaagtctTAAGATTTTTAGGTTTATGTAAACTGATAGGaacacaaaaacaacaaataacaaaataccCTTTGGTAAGAATTACAAACAGTTGTGCCCAACATCAAATAAATCTCAACCATTTAAATGGATTCAACATTTCAACTCATGCAATATCACAATATCTTGGTGGGCTTGACAATAACACCAACCCCTGGAAAGGTTTATTTTTACCATCACAGACTATTTGTAGAATAAAGATATTCtgtcaagaaaaataataatttacctTGGTATCATCACCTGTATGACTAAAAGAGTTACGTTCTTGTAGTTAAATTAGAGTTACGttcttgtaattaaattttcaagtcaCAATGTCATTAACATTGTTACCAAAAGCAGCAGTAGCAATAGAAGCTATGAGCCAAGAAATTTCTTACTATCTGCAAATCATCTCTATTTGATGTCTATTTTCTATACTTAATACTTTATTGCAAGATttcaatgaaaaagaaaattcagaaCTTCCAGTTTTCTGAATGTGACAACCGTTCTAATGCAGGTCTCCACACAGACTGTAAGATCAACCTCGATTGAATATGATTGTCATCTTAGAATGTGTTAATACAAAGCAGCTAAGGGAGAAAAAGacccaaaaagaaagatcccaaacaaattaaactaattaaaggaaaatctGGAACACATTTAACTTCTTACCAGTCCTTGATCAACATAGATTTGGTATTGCATAATCCTTTTCTCAACCTCCACAATGATTAGCCTCCTCTGGATTCGGGCAACTCTGCCTCTTCCTTCTGCTCTAGAATCCTGATTTATAGAAGCAAAAATATCAGATGAATGACCTAAGAATCAGCTCCAGAGTAAAAATAcgaattaataaatgaagacAATTGATATTATGACAAGCATCAAATTTTCGCATTCAAAGTTTAGGACTTTTCCACTAAAAATATGGAAGTCTGCAGACTTGAATTTACCATATCTCATCCACCAATGCTTGTCTCTCATGTGGATGGTCCTTAATTGGCGAAGCTCTCATTCCCTCATTAATTTATATCTCACCCACTAAAGCTTAACTTAAATATGGATACTCCTTAATTGGCCAAGATTATTTTCCCTCTTCTATATGTTGACCAACTTTTCATTCTTCTCTCACATTTTAGATTTATCGAGTGAGAGAGTGAGAATTTAGAAAGAGCTGCTCTCAAATTTCCAATGTGAGAGAAGCTTAAGATTTAAGTCATCAAAAATTTGAGAgcttatatttgtaaaattcttACTCTTTCACTTCAGAAATATAAAGTCGTCAGCTGAGTCGTTAAAAGGTTGCTTAAAAACCACCAAGGGCAACCATGAACACTGTTGCTAGACACCGAATATCACCCCTCTCTCCTAGAAAATTTTAGAGCAACTCTCTCTAAAAGTCTCACTCTCtcaatagaaaaatttaaaatgtgagAGAAGAATGAAAAGTAGACCAATATATACAATAGGGAAGAGGATTTTGACTAATTAAAaagtattcaaattttaaggcAAACATTGGTGGGTAAGATATGAATTATTAAGGGAAAAAGATCTCAGCCAATTAAGGAGCATCCAAGTTCCAAATAAAAGGCAAACATCGGTGGATAAAATATGAATCAATGAGGGGAAGTTCTAGAGAgaactttcaaaattaaattttttggaaTTTGAAAGTTTAGAACAAAAGCTTCAATCCTAGGAAAGGCCCAAAGTTAACAATAAAGCCCAAAAATCATaggataaaaatatcattggAAAGATATTATCCTAGGATTGCTATATCCTTAGAAAATCATcctaagataaaatatatccTATGAGGGAAAATCATTTAAACATCCTAGGAGAAAAATTATCTAagcatgaaaattttcaaggaCAAAATATCCATAAAAATGGTCCAAGGATGAagtttttaaggaaaaaatatcCTAAGGAGGAAATCGCccaataactaaaataaaaagccCAAAGATGAAGGAAAGAATCTCCAAAGACCAACCCAAGAATAAAGTATCACTTTCTACTTTCTGGGCAACTGTTGGATCAAGTTCAGAATGGGCCCAACAAAAGCCCAAACGGAATTGTCCCAACAAAGCCCAAAAGAGAATATGGTTTAATTCATCCTCGTCCTGAGGCAAAAATAAGAGGATGGCGGGGACATCTCCTCCTCAGACCCAAGGTGGAGGATGAGGACACCTCTCCTTCGAAACAATGAAAGGGCAGGGATACGTCCTCCTCAGACCTAAGGAAAAGGACAAGGATATCTCCTCCTTAGACCTGAGGAAAAGGATGAGGATGTCTCCTCCAATCCAAGGAAGAAGACATGCATACATCCTCCTCCAATctaaggaagaagaagaggacAACGTCCTCAAATAATTCAATGAAGGTAAAAGCTCCAATGTGAAGGCTTCATTGAGAAATCATATCCACCGAGTCAAAGAAGCTACTCATCTTACAGACTAGGATTGAGTCAATCTGGCTAGACAATGTGACTCAAAAGAGGACACACATGATGCccataaaaaggaaaaataaataaagggaATCATGATTCCTCCTGATAAGCAGAGGCAGCAACCAAAGCTAGTGTAGaattaaaagctacagcaagATATCTGTGCCAACAACTAAACAGTTTATGAAACCACACCTTTATGGTAATACTCTCCTGTGAATCAGATATTATACACATGCATGAAATATAACAAGCAACCTTCAGTATTACTTACCT contains:
- the LOC102620410 gene encoding cysteine desulfurase 1, chloroplastic; amino-acid sequence: MEAVVPKLASFNLLNPKSKSKSAIRRFSSALCVSSSPSVTSTDSVSLGHITRPDFPILYQEVYGSKKLVYLDNAATSQKPIAVLKALQNYYEAYNSNVHRGIHFLSAKATDEYELARKKVAAFINASDSGEIVFTKNATEAINLVAYSWGLSNLKSGDEVILTVAEHHSAIVPWQLVAQKTGANLKFLNLNDDESPDLDKLKEMLSRKTKLVVIHHISNMLASILPIEEIVHWSHDVGAKVLVDACQSVPHMVVDVQGLDADFLVASSHKMCGPTGIGFLFGKSDLLSAMPPFLGGGEMISDVFLDHSTFADPPSRFEAGTPAIGEAIGLGAAIDYLSTIGMQKIHAYEMELAKYLYENLLSIPNIRIYGPKPSEHVQRAALCSFNVENIHPTDIATLLDQQYGVATRSGHHCAQPLHRYLGVNASARASLHFYNTKEDVDEFIHALNETVSFFNVFK